A genomic stretch from Lathyrus oleraceus cultivar Zhongwan6 chromosome 2, CAAS_Psat_ZW6_1.0, whole genome shotgun sequence includes:
- the LOC127117828 gene encoding mitochondrial fission 1 protein A: MAKLEAKLGMIVDKVGQFFSGSDHLPSCDSDIIAGCEREVAEAEKQPSSDKSMQESLLRLSWALVHSKRPEDVQRGIAMLQSSLPSTVDPLQQRENLYLLAVGYYRSGDYSKSRDLVEKCLEIAPDWRQALTLESAIQERITKDGVIGLGIAATVAATAVGLIAGGIAAAASRKR, encoded by the exons atGGCGAAACTTGAAGCTAAGCTAGGAATGATCGTTGACAAAGTCGGTCAATTCTTCTCCGGCTCCGACCATCTCCCTTCCTGCGATTCCGACATCATCGCC GGATGTGAAAGAGAGGTTGCTGAGGCCGAGAAACAACCCTCCTCTGATAAGTCTATGCAAGAATCTCTCTTGCGTTTATCATGGGCTCTTGTCCACTCAAAACGTCCAGAAGATGTGCAGCGTGGGATAGCAATGCTTCAAT CATCATTACCTAGCACAGTAGATCCGCTGCAGCAAAGGGAGAATCTTTATCTTCTGGCGGTTGGATATTATAGAAGTGGTGACTATTCAAAGAGTAGGGATCTTGTTGAGAAATGCCTTGAG ATTGCACCTGACTGGAGGCAGGCATTGACACTTGAGTCAGCGATTCAGGAACGGATTACAAAAG ATGGTGTCATTGGCTTAGGCATTGCTGCAACTGTGGCTGCAACTGCCGTTGGACTGATTGCTGGTGGGATTGCAGCAGCCGCATCTCGTAAAAGGTGA